A window from Candidatus Latescibacterota bacterium encodes these proteins:
- a CDS encoding alkaline phosphatase family protein, which yields MRRILPTLLLVTLLCGLAGVAHAWQTERVVLVLIDGLRYSEGLGDPDHVHVPAMAALAGQGAIVEPFQNLGVTYTDHAVPSVWCGGYTDIFSFSDPDCGGSSNNYTELPSLFEYFRKQLDRPETDCVYVLKDVGCPWRGSMHPDYGPDWWPLYHMAGSSDTDVWNQAQSVLQNESPTLMFLYLADVDHYGHSGNWTNYLSAIDTADAIVGDLWTLLQSLPAYAGKTTLLVTNDHGRHDYDFSGHGDGCAGCRTIQLLAVGPDVKTGFVSTTPRDIPDVTPTIAALLGFQTEYATGAVMDELLVETAAELPAGGGPALAAWPNPLRASTTLRLALADARPHTIEIVDVAGRRVDRLDLPAGITQLTWTPPADLASGVYLARVAGQGDAARALVVLR from the coding sequence ATGCGCCGCATCCTGCCCACCCTGCTGCTCGTCACCCTGCTCTGCGGCCTCGCCGGCGTCGCCCACGCCTGGCAGACCGAGCGCGTGGTGCTGGTACTCATCGACGGGCTGCGCTACAGCGAGGGCCTGGGCGACCCGGATCACGTCCACGTGCCGGCGATGGCGGCGCTGGCCGGGCAGGGCGCGATCGTCGAGCCCTTCCAGAACCTCGGCGTCACCTACACCGACCACGCCGTGCCCTCGGTCTGGTGCGGGGGCTACACGGACATCTTCAGCTTCTCGGATCCCGACTGCGGCGGCTCGAGCAACAACTACACGGAGCTGCCGTCGCTCTTCGAGTACTTCCGCAAACAGCTCGACCGGCCCGAGACCGACTGCGTCTACGTGCTCAAGGACGTCGGCTGCCCCTGGCGCGGCAGCATGCACCCCGACTACGGGCCCGACTGGTGGCCGCTCTACCACATGGCCGGCTCCAGCGACACGGACGTGTGGAACCAGGCCCAGAGCGTGCTGCAGAACGAGAGCCCCACGCTGATGTTCCTCTATCTGGCGGACGTGGACCACTACGGCCACTCGGGCAACTGGACCAACTACCTGTCCGCCATCGACACGGCCGACGCCATCGTGGGCGACCTGTGGACGCTGCTCCAGTCGTTGCCCGCCTACGCCGGCAAGACGACGCTCCTCGTCACCAACGACCACGGCCGCCACGACTACGACTTCAGCGGCCACGGCGACGGCTGCGCCGGCTGCCGCACGATCCAGCTCCTCGCCGTGGGGCCCGACGTGAAGACCGGCTTCGTGTCCACCACCCCGCGGGACATCCCCGACGTCACGCCCACCATCGCCGCGCTGCTCGGCTTCCAGACCGAGTACGCGACCGGCGCGGTGATGGACGAGTTGCTGGTGGAGACGGCCGCGGAGCTGCCCGCCGGCGGCGGGCCCGCCCTGGCCGCCTGGCCCAACCCGCTGCGCGCGTCGACCACCCTGCGCCTGGCCCTTGCCGACGCCCGTCCACATACGATTGAGATCGTGGACGTCGCCGGCCGCCGCGTGGATCGCCTCGACCTGCCCGCGGGCATCACCCAGCTGACCTGGACGCCGCCGGCCGACCTGGCCAGCGGCGTCTATCTTGCACGGGTGGCGGGACAGGGCGACGCGGCGAGAGCGCTCGTCGTCCTTCGCTAG